In Gemmata obscuriglobus, a single genomic region encodes these proteins:
- a CDS encoding DUF1501 domain-containing protein: MLPNRRDFFCSASALGATAALHLLAGAKPHHAPKAKRAIQISLVGGLSHLDSFDYKPDLTRLHGKALASDTKPDVFFGQVGLLRKPDWEFKRRGKSGLWVSELFPHLAGVADELTVINSMTADSANHTPALFVLNSGFQFNGYPALGAWLSYGLGSEAEDLPAFVVLPDGRGDANGAASNWSSGFLPAQHQGVIFRGGDAPVRDLFPEKPIPAGEESASRAALDALNVLHLQRSGNEDALAARMQSYALAAKMQLAVPAVADLSKESAKLKSQYGLDDPKTADCGRRCLLARRLLEKGVRFVQVYSGGPIAGTPRTSWDAHENVLENHGAEAARIDRPVAALIQDLKQKDMLKDTLVLFTTEFGRTPFTQSAGNVVGTGRDHNKYGFTCWLAGAGCKPGTAFGSTDDIGWKASEHPVAWHDFHATVLHLLGIDHEKLTFYHNGINRRLTNVHGEVVKGVLA; this comes from the coding sequence ATGCTTCCGAACCGCCGCGACTTCTTCTGCTCCGCGTCGGCCCTTGGGGCAACCGCGGCGCTTCACCTACTCGCGGGTGCGAAACCGCACCACGCGCCGAAGGCCAAGCGCGCGATCCAGATTTCACTCGTCGGCGGGTTGAGCCATCTCGACTCGTTCGACTATAAGCCCGATCTCACGCGGCTGCACGGGAAGGCGCTCGCGAGCGACACCAAACCGGACGTGTTCTTCGGACAGGTCGGGCTGCTGCGCAAGCCCGACTGGGAGTTTAAGCGGCGCGGGAAGAGCGGGCTGTGGGTGTCCGAGCTGTTCCCGCACCTCGCCGGCGTAGCCGACGAACTCACGGTCATCAACTCGATGACCGCGGACAGCGCGAACCACACTCCGGCGCTATTCGTGCTCAACAGCGGGTTCCAGTTCAATGGCTACCCGGCGCTCGGCGCGTGGCTCTCCTACGGGCTCGGGAGCGAGGCCGAAGACCTGCCCGCGTTCGTCGTGCTGCCCGACGGCCGCGGCGACGCGAACGGGGCCGCGTCGAACTGGTCGAGCGGGTTCCTGCCGGCCCAGCACCAGGGCGTCATTTTTCGCGGCGGCGACGCGCCCGTGCGTGACCTCTTCCCCGAAAAGCCAATACCGGCGGGCGAAGAAAGCGCCTCACGCGCCGCGCTCGACGCTCTGAACGTGCTTCACCTTCAGAGGAGCGGCAACGAAGACGCGCTCGCGGCGCGGATGCAGAGCTACGCCCTGGCCGCCAAGATGCAACTCGCGGTGCCCGCGGTCGCGGACCTCTCGAAAGAGTCGGCGAAGTTGAAATCGCAGTACGGCCTCGACGACCCGAAAACCGCTGACTGCGGGCGGCGGTGCCTGCTCGCCCGGCGGCTGTTGGAAAAGGGCGTGCGGTTCGTACAGGTTTACAGCGGCGGGCCGATCGCAGGCACGCCACGAACGAGCTGGGACGCGCACGAGAACGTGCTGGAGAACCACGGCGCCGAGGCGGCGCGCATCGACCGGCCCGTGGCGGCGCTGATCCAAGATCTGAAGCAGAAAGACATGCTGAAGGACACGCTCGTGCTCTTCACCACGGAGTTCGGCCGCACGCCGTTCACGCAGAGCGCCGGCAACGTGGTGGGCACCGGCCGCGACCACAACAAGTACGGCTTCACCTGCTGGCTCGCGGGCGCCGGGTGCAAGCCCGGAACCGCGTTCGGCTCGACCGACGACATCGGCTGGAAGGCGAGCGAGCACCCGGTGGCGTGGCACGACTTCCACGCCACCGTGCTGCACCTGCTGGGCATCGATCACGAGAAGCTGACGTTCTACCACAACGGCATCAACCGCCGGCTCACCAACGTTCACGGCGAGGTGGTAAAGGGTGTGCTGGCGTGA
- a CDS encoding CocE/NonD family hydrolase yields MPRWFALALALVFAPQPLFAQPAAPPKPLAGAELKDHIRANYTKYEYQIPMRDGVKLFTTVYVPKDDAKTYPMILTRTPYSVAPYGPDKYPDALRPGALFVQSGYIFVQQDVRGRWMSEGEYVNVRPHNPAKKGKDIDESSDTYDTVEWLVKNVKGHNGRVGITGISYPGFYTVCGMIDAHPAVKAVSPQAPVSEWFIGDDFHHNGCLFLPHCFNFMSGFGKARPEPTKKFSRDRFDHETPDGYKFFLDMGPLKNADAKYYKGEIAFWNEVMEHGTYDGFWKARNIRQHVKNIRPAVLTVGGWFDAENLFGALEVYKHAEANSPPPNNHLVMGPWDHGGWSRGTGDHLGDVRFNSNTSEFYREKIEFPFFEQHLKGDGKSTHPKAWVFETGTNVWRKFDAWPPKAAEKTAYQFFGKGELGTPGHLPHPLSEPFDEFVSDPAKPVPFVNKTDVGMVREYMTADQRFAATRPDVLVYQTEALKSDLTLAGPVEVELYVSTTGTDADWVVKVIDVYPDDFPDLDPNPTGVRMGGYQQLIRGEPFRGKFRNSFETPEPFKPGEVTKVKFTMPDVFHTLRPGHRLMVQVQSTWFPLVDRNPQTFCDIYKADAKDFKKQTHRVYRDAEHPSRVTVGVIK; encoded by the coding sequence ATGCCCCGCTGGTTCGCACTCGCGCTCGCACTGGTCTTCGCCCCGCAACCGCTGTTCGCACAGCCCGCGGCCCCGCCGAAGCCTCTCGCGGGGGCGGAACTCAAGGACCACATCCGCGCCAACTACACGAAGTACGAGTACCAGATTCCGATGCGCGACGGGGTCAAGCTGTTCACCACCGTTTACGTTCCGAAGGACGACGCCAAAACGTACCCGATGATTCTCACCCGCACGCCGTACAGCGTGGCGCCCTACGGCCCGGACAAGTACCCCGACGCGCTCCGCCCCGGCGCGCTGTTCGTCCAGAGCGGCTACATCTTCGTGCAGCAGGACGTGCGCGGGCGGTGGATGTCCGAGGGCGAGTACGTGAACGTGCGCCCGCACAACCCCGCCAAGAAGGGCAAGGACATCGACGAGTCCAGCGACACCTATGACACCGTCGAGTGGCTCGTCAAGAACGTGAAGGGGCACAACGGGCGCGTGGGGATCACGGGCATCTCGTACCCCGGCTTCTACACCGTGTGCGGGATGATCGACGCCCACCCGGCGGTGAAGGCCGTCTCCCCACAGGCGCCGGTGAGCGAGTGGTTCATCGGTGACGACTTCCACCACAACGGCTGCCTGTTCCTGCCGCACTGCTTCAACTTCATGTCCGGGTTCGGCAAGGCGCGGCCGGAGCCGACCAAGAAGTTCAGCCGCGACCGGTTCGACCACGAGACCCCCGACGGGTACAAGTTCTTCCTCGATATGGGGCCGCTCAAGAACGCCGACGCCAAGTACTACAAAGGCGAGATCGCGTTCTGGAACGAGGTGATGGAGCACGGCACCTATGACGGGTTCTGGAAGGCCCGCAACATCCGCCAGCACGTCAAGAACATCCGCCCGGCGGTCTTGACGGTCGGGGGCTGGTTCGACGCCGAGAACCTGTTCGGGGCGCTGGAGGTCTACAAGCACGCGGAGGCCAACAGCCCGCCGCCGAACAACCACCTCGTCATGGGGCCGTGGGACCACGGCGGCTGGAGCCGCGGCACCGGCGACCACCTGGGCGACGTGCGGTTCAACTCCAACACGAGCGAGTTCTACCGCGAGAAGATCGAGTTCCCGTTCTTCGAGCAGCACCTGAAGGGCGACGGCAAGAGCACGCACCCGAAGGCGTGGGTGTTCGAGACCGGGACCAACGTGTGGCGCAAGTTCGATGCCTGGCCGCCGAAGGCCGCCGAGAAAACCGCTTATCAATTCTTCGGCAAGGGCGAATTGGGAACACCCGGGCACCTTCCTCACCCCCTGTCGGAACCGTTCGACGAGTTCGTCAGTGATCCGGCGAAGCCGGTGCCGTTCGTCAACAAGACCGATGTCGGCATGGTGCGCGAGTACATGACCGCCGACCAGCGGTTCGCGGCCACGCGGCCGGACGTGCTCGTGTACCAGACCGAGGCGCTGAAGTCCGATCTCACCCTCGCCGGGCCGGTCGAGGTGGAACTGTACGTCTCCACGACCGGCACCGACGCCGACTGGGTGGTCAAGGTGATCGACGTGTACCCGGACGATTTCCCCGATCTCGACCCGAACCCCACCGGCGTGAGAATGGGCGGCTACCAGCAGCTCATCCGGGGCGAGCCGTTCCGCGGCAAGTTCCGCAACAGCTTCGAGACGCCCGAGCCGTTCAAGCCCGGCGAGGTCACGAAGGTCAAGTTCACGATGCCCGACGTGTTCCACACCCTGCGCCCCGGGCACCGCCTCATGGTGCAGGTGCAGAGCACGTGGTTCCCGCTCGTGGACCGCAACCCGCAAACGTTCTGCGACATCTACAAGGCCGACGCGAAGGACTTCAAGAAGCAAACGCACCGCGTGTACCGCGACGCCGAACACCCTTCACGGGTCACCGTGGGCGTGATAAAGTGA
- a CDS encoding GNAT family N-acetyltransferase — protein MILREATEADWPAVWHLFQSVTASGDAFAYDESTPEAVARKLWLDPPAVCVVCEDESRFAGTYYVRPNYPGRGGHVANAGYMVAPESRGRGLAVAMCEHSLETARRLGFTAMQFNFVVGTNAAAVRAWERCGFATVGRLPLAFKHKELGFVDALVMFRAL, from the coding sequence ATGATCCTACGTGAAGCGACTGAAGCCGACTGGCCTGCCGTGTGGCACCTGTTTCAGAGCGTGACAGCGAGCGGGGACGCATTCGCTTACGACGAATCGACACCCGAAGCCGTCGCCCGGAAGCTGTGGCTCGACCCGCCCGCCGTTTGCGTCGTTTGTGAAGATGAGTCGCGGTTTGCCGGGACATACTACGTCCGCCCGAACTATCCGGGCCGCGGCGGCCACGTGGCGAACGCGGGGTATATGGTCGCCCCCGAGTCCCGCGGGCGCGGGCTGGCGGTCGCGATGTGCGAGCACTCGCTGGAAACGGCCCGACGGCTCGGGTTCACTGCGATGCAGTTCAACTTCGTGGTGGGTACGAACGCGGCTGCGGTGCGCGCATGGGAGCGGTGTGGGTTCGCAACAGTCGGGCGCCTGCCGCTCGCGTTCAAGCACAAAGAGTTGGGATTCGTCGACGCGCTGGTGATGTTCCGCGCGCTGTAA
- a CDS encoding sugar phosphate isomerase/epimerase family protein: MLSRRQFLATAFAAVGGLRPQLAGAIDPIKRPGAQTDLKLSLAAYSFNKLLDLKKPSMDLFEFIDLAAGLPLDAVEITSYYWAETTDAYAEKLKAHAEKKKLAISGVPVGNNFCVADETKYRAEIQKVKDWTARAAKVGAKTVRIFAGNLEKGDTLEAVQKRVVAAIEECCAVAEKHGVVLAMENHGGITATPDQLLALVKPVKSAALGVNIDTGNFKTADPYADLTKIAPYGVVSQVKTEVFPGGKREDADLARVVRILKDANFHGYVALEYEAKDDPKVAVPKYARELRKLISG, encoded by the coding sequence ATGCTCTCACGCCGCCAGTTCCTCGCGACCGCATTCGCGGCTGTCGGGGGACTCCGCCCCCAACTCGCCGGGGCCATCGACCCGATCAAGCGGCCCGGCGCTCAAACCGATCTCAAGCTCAGCCTCGCCGCGTACAGCTTTAACAAGTTGCTCGACCTGAAAAAGCCGTCGATGGACCTGTTCGAGTTCATCGACCTCGCCGCGGGGTTGCCGCTCGATGCGGTCGAAATCACCTCCTACTACTGGGCCGAAACGACCGACGCGTACGCCGAAAAGCTCAAAGCGCATGCGGAGAAGAAGAAACTCGCGATCTCGGGCGTGCCGGTCGGTAACAACTTCTGTGTGGCAGATGAAACGAAGTACCGGGCTGAGATTCAGAAGGTGAAAGACTGGACCGCACGGGCGGCGAAAGTGGGGGCGAAGACGGTCCGCATTTTCGCCGGGAACCTGGAGAAGGGCGACACGCTCGAAGCGGTCCAGAAGCGCGTGGTCGCTGCGATCGAGGAGTGCTGCGCGGTGGCAGAGAAGCACGGGGTCGTGCTCGCGATGGAGAATCACGGCGGCATCACCGCGACCCCGGACCAACTGCTCGCACTGGTGAAGCCGGTGAAGAGCGCGGCGTTGGGCGTGAACATCGACACCGGTAACTTCAAGACCGCGGACCCCTATGCGGACCTAACCAAGATCGCCCCCTATGGGGTGGTGTCACAGGTGAAGACCGAAGTGTTCCCCGGCGGTAAGCGCGAGGACGCCGACCTCGCAAGAGTGGTAAGGATCCTGAAGGACGCGAACTTCCACGGGTACGTCGCGCTTGAATACGAGGCGAAGGACGATCCGAAGGTCGCGGTGCCGAAGTATGCCAGAGAGTTGCGCAAACTCATCTCAGGCTGA
- a CDS encoding alkaline phosphatase family protein, giving the protein MPPIVLINAVGLTPRLLEHAPRLKALADGGWYMDMPEVLPAVTCTAQATLLTGTLPNKHGVVANGWLFNSTNEVRFWQQCNRLVQAEPVYETARRRAAERGVPFKSAKLFWWFNQGAAVDISVTPKPHYAVNGDKAFGIAGTPPGVAEGLERVFGPFPFPSFWGPMAGLPATEWIASAAANVLQFEKPDLTLVYLPHLDYDPQRFGPSGCDMRACVKELDDACAPIFDAAKEAGAQIWVVSEYGHCDVSRPVYLNRALREAELLEVRPGPFGEQLDLYGSRAFAVVDHQVAHVYLRNPAELARVRAVLAEVPGVAKLLAGEEIAEIGLNHQRSGALVLLAEPDAWFAYPFWLDDDEAPDYARAVAIHHKPGFDPCELFFDPRFRFPKLHAARKLVQKKLGFRTTFDVVPLDAGVVRGSHGLAAADPLDRPILIGHGPMPAASVPMTQVKDMLLAALELQ; this is encoded by the coding sequence ATGCCACCCATCGTACTGATTAACGCCGTCGGCCTCACGCCCCGGCTGCTGGAACACGCCCCGCGGCTGAAGGCGCTCGCGGACGGCGGCTGGTACATGGACATGCCGGAGGTGCTCCCGGCGGTCACCTGCACGGCGCAGGCCACGCTGCTGACGGGCACACTGCCGAACAAGCACGGCGTCGTCGCCAACGGGTGGCTGTTCAACAGCACCAACGAGGTGCGGTTCTGGCAGCAGTGCAACCGGCTGGTGCAGGCCGAGCCGGTGTACGAGACGGCCCGGCGGCGGGCCGCGGAGCGCGGGGTGCCGTTCAAGAGCGCGAAGCTGTTCTGGTGGTTCAACCAGGGCGCCGCGGTGGACATCTCCGTCACCCCGAAGCCGCACTACGCGGTCAACGGCGATAAGGCGTTCGGGATCGCCGGCACGCCGCCCGGCGTCGCCGAGGGGCTGGAGCGCGTGTTCGGCCCGTTCCCGTTCCCGTCGTTCTGGGGGCCGATGGCCGGCCTGCCGGCCACCGAGTGGATCGCCAGCGCGGCAGCCAACGTGCTCCAGTTCGAGAAGCCCGACCTCACGCTCGTGTACCTCCCGCACCTCGACTACGACCCGCAGCGGTTCGGCCCGAGCGGGTGCGACATGCGGGCGTGCGTGAAGGAACTCGACGACGCGTGCGCGCCGATCTTCGACGCCGCGAAGGAGGCGGGCGCGCAGATTTGGGTTGTGAGCGAGTACGGGCACTGTGATGTGTCGCGCCCGGTGTACCTGAACCGCGCCCTGCGCGAGGCCGAGCTACTCGAGGTGCGCCCCGGGCCGTTCGGCGAACAGCTCGACCTGTACGGGTCGCGGGCGTTCGCGGTGGTGGACCACCAGGTCGCGCACGTGTACCTCCGCAACCCGGCGGAACTGGCCCGCGTCCGGGCGGTGCTGGCCGAGGTGCCCGGGGTCGCCAAGTTGCTCGCCGGCGAGGAGATCGCCGAGATCGGGCTGAACCACCAGCGGAGCGGAGCGCTGGTGCTGCTCGCCGAGCCGGACGCGTGGTTCGCGTACCCGTTCTGGCTCGACGACGACGAGGCCCCCGACTACGCCCGCGCCGTGGCGATCCACCACAAACCAGGGTTCGACCCGTGCGAGCTATTTTTCGACCCCAGGTTCCGGTTCCCCAAGCTGCACGCGGCCCGAAAGCTGGTCCAGAAGAAGCTGGGGTTCCGCACGACGTTCGACGTTGTGCCGCTCGACGCGGGCGTCGTGCGGGGCAGCCACGGGTTGGCTGCGGCCGACCCGCTGGACCGGCCCATCCTCATCGGCCACGGCCCCATGCCCGCCGCCAGCGTCCCGATGACGCAGGTGAAAGACATGCTGCTCGCTGCGCTGGAACTGCAATAA
- a CDS encoding DUF1553 domain-containing protein yields the protein MRCLLSLCLLLCATRAGRSAPPDFDTHVAPVLASRCLSCHSGDKPKGGFDVSRKGTVLGGEAPAVVPGKPAGSSLWERVAAGEMPPKKPLPEAEQKLLKEWIEGGAKWGTDPIDPFRFTTSSRAGRDWWALQPIRTGSVPAAGNGIDHFVTAKLAEKGLSLSPEADRRTLIRRAYFDLIGLPPTPEEVSVFVADKAPDAYEKVIDRLLASPHYGERWARHWLDVVRYGESDGFERNTPRPNAWHYRDWLIRALNTDLPYDQFAKLQLAGDVLRPDDPEAARATGYLVAGVHNTVLGNDQMRAVARQDELEDIVGGVAQTFLGLTANCARCHDHKFDPVAQADYYRLAAALGGVGFGERGLPDPKGRAAIARLQQQLDDAIAKVTAIEEPARAATLAAKGAGRRAAPAPVAAWDFRSGGVDLIGTLHAKPVGGTTLAPAGAAFDGKTGLLRTPPIPFELRAKTIEAWVRLDSLAQRGGGIMTVETPDGAEFDAIVFGENEPGRWMAGSNGFVRYKSFGGPEETDATKEPVHVAITFATDGTVTGYRNGKRYGKGYVSREPVTFKADKAIIVFGCRHEPAGGNRMLAGAVSAARLYDRALSAEEVAASFGAGAAFATAAEIEAKLTTEQRAARAEAARLRDRLATDLAQLKTRVVNAKAYTNVPQPPGTTRFLARGDVASPGAIVPPGGLPALGPSADFGLAPDAPDAERRKKLAEWITHPSNPLFARVIANRIWHYHFGTGLVETPNDFGFNGGRPSHPELLDWLAAYLANPDRKSGAAWSLKALHKLIVTSATYRQASAPRNDALAKDADNRLLWRYRPHRMEGEAVRDAMLATSGLLNPAVGGKGFSDYKTRDFNGTAYFDPFDPVGPEFHRRSVYRFTPRGANLGLLDTFDCPDPAAAAPRRATTTTPLQALALWNNGFALRAAGALADRVAKEANGTEGQARRAWALTYQRAPTPEELKLATKLVGDHGLKALCRVLFNSNEFVTIE from the coding sequence ATGCGCTGCCTGCTCTCCCTGTGCCTGCTGCTGTGCGCGACGCGCGCCGGTCGCAGCGCCCCGCCCGACTTCGACACCCACGTTGCGCCCGTGCTGGCGTCCCGCTGCTTGAGCTGCCACAGCGGGGACAAACCCAAGGGCGGGTTCGACGTGTCCCGCAAGGGCACGGTGCTCGGCGGCGAGGCGCCGGCAGTGGTGCCCGGTAAGCCCGCCGGCAGTTCCCTCTGGGAACGGGTCGCCGCGGGCGAGATGCCGCCCAAGAAACCGTTACCCGAAGCCGAACAGAAGCTGCTCAAAGAGTGGATCGAGGGCGGGGCGAAGTGGGGCACCGACCCCATCGACCCGTTCCGCTTCACCACCTCGTCCCGCGCCGGCCGCGACTGGTGGGCGCTGCAACCGATCCGGACCGGCTCTGTCCCGGCCGCAGGAAACGGCATCGACCACTTCGTAACTGCGAAGCTGGCCGAGAAGGGGCTCTCGCTCTCACCGGAAGCCGACCGCCGGACGCTGATCCGCCGGGCGTACTTCGACCTCATCGGGTTACCTCCGACGCCCGAAGAGGTGAGCGTGTTCGTCGCCGACAAGGCCCCCGACGCTTACGAGAAGGTGATCGACCGGCTGCTCGCCTCGCCGCATTACGGCGAGCGCTGGGCGCGCCACTGGCTCGACGTGGTGCGCTACGGCGAGAGCGACGGGTTCGAGCGCAACACCCCGCGCCCGAACGCGTGGCACTACCGCGACTGGCTGATCCGCGCGCTGAACACCGACCTACCCTACGACCAGTTCGCCAAGCTCCAACTCGCCGGCGACGTACTCCGCCCCGACGACCCGGAGGCGGCCCGCGCCACGGGCTACCTCGTCGCCGGGGTCCACAACACCGTTCTGGGCAACGATCAGATGCGCGCAGTCGCGCGGCAGGACGAGTTGGAGGACATCGTCGGCGGGGTCGCGCAGACGTTCCTGGGCTTAACGGCGAACTGCGCGCGGTGCCACGACCACAAGTTCGACCCCGTCGCACAAGCGGACTACTACCGGCTCGCGGCCGCGCTCGGCGGGGTCGGGTTCGGCGAGCGCGGCTTGCCCGATCCGAAGGGGCGTGCGGCAATCGCCCGGCTCCAACAGCAGCTCGACGATGCCATTGCAAAAGTGACCGCCATCGAAGAACCGGCCCGTGCGGCCACTCTAGCGGCGAAAGGAGCCGGGCGACGGGCCGCTCCCGCGCCGGTCGCGGCGTGGGACTTCCGAAGCGGCGGCGTGGATCTCATCGGGACGCTCCACGCAAAACCCGTTGGCGGGACAACGCTCGCGCCCGCCGGCGCGGCCTTCGACGGCAAGACGGGGCTGCTGCGCACGCCCCCGATCCCATTCGAGCTGCGCGCCAAAACGATCGAAGCCTGGGTGCGGTTGGACTCACTCGCTCAGCGCGGTGGAGGCATCATGACCGTTGAAACGCCCGACGGGGCGGAGTTCGACGCGATCGTGTTCGGCGAGAACGAGCCCGGGCGCTGGATGGCCGGGAGCAACGGGTTCGTGCGGTACAAGTCGTTCGGCGGCCCGGAAGAAACCGACGCCACAAAAGAGCCGGTTCACGTCGCCATCACGTTCGCCACCGACGGGACCGTCACGGGCTACCGCAACGGGAAACGGTACGGCAAAGGCTACGTCTCGCGAGAGCCGGTCACGTTCAAGGCCGATAAGGCCATAATCGTGTTCGGGTGCCGACACGAACCGGCGGGCGGGAACCGGATGCTGGCGGGCGCGGTCAGTGCGGCCCGGCTCTACGACCGGGCGCTGTCGGCGGAAGAAGTCGCCGCGTCGTTCGGCGCCGGGGCCGCGTTCGCCACAGCCGCCGAAATCGAAGCGAAGCTCACAACCGAACAACGGGCCGCCCGCGCCGAGGCGGCCCGGTTGCGCGACCGGCTCGCAACGGACCTCGCGCAACTCAAGACCCGGGTGGTGAACGCGAAGGCGTACACCAACGTGCCCCAACCGCCGGGCACGACGCGGTTCCTGGCCCGGGGCGACGTGGCGAGCCCCGGCGCGATCGTGCCCCCCGGAGGGCTGCCCGCGCTCGGCCCCAGCGCCGACTTCGGTCTCGCTCCCGACGCCCCCGACGCCGAGCGCCGCAAGAAGCTCGCGGAGTGGATCACGCACCCGAGTAACCCACTGTTCGCCCGGGTCATCGCGAACCGGATCTGGCACTACCACTTCGGAACGGGGCTCGTCGAGACACCCAACGACTTCGGTTTCAACGGCGGCCGACCGTCGCACCCGGAGTTGCTCGACTGGCTCGCGGCGTATTTGGCGAACCCCGACCGCAAGAGCGGCGCCGCATGGAGCCTCAAGGCGCTGCACAAACTGATCGTGACATCGGCCACGTACCGGCAGGCGAGTGCGCCGCGCAACGACGCGCTCGCGAAGGACGCGGACAACCGCTTGCTATGGCGCTATCGCCCGCACCGAATGGAAGGCGAGGCGGTGCGCGACGCGATGCTCGCGACCAGCGGGCTCCTGAACCCGGCGGTGGGCGGGAAGGGGTTCAGCGACTACAAGACGCGCGACTTTAACGGCACTGCGTACTTCGACCCGTTCGACCCGGTGGGGCCGGAGTTCCACCGCCGCAGCGTCTACCGGTTCACCCCCCGCGGTGCGAACCTGGGGCTGCTCGACACGTTCGATTGCCCTGACCCGGCCGCAGCGGCGCCGCGCCGCGCGACCACAACTACCCCGCTCCAGGCGCTGGCACTGTGGAACAACGGGTTCGCGCTCCGGGCCGCCGGTGCGCTTGCGGATCGTGTGGCCAAAGAGGCGAACGGAACCGAGGGCCAGGCACGCCGCGCGTGGGCGCTAACCTACCAACGTGCCCCAACCCCCGAAGAGTTGAAGCTCGCCACGAAGCTCGTCGGCGACCACGGATTAAAGGCGCTGTGCCGTGTGCTGTTCAACAGCAACGAATTTGTGACCATTGAGTGA
- a CDS encoding type II toxin-antitoxin system Phd/YefM family antitoxin → MTVVTIAEAREHLPDLIRRAAAGEQIVIADNGTWLASLGAAPQVAPGMDETERQRVLDEFERNIARWHAEDGLPYPPESLPQGRPLPESPAA, encoded by the coding sequence ATGACGGTCGTGACGATCGCGGAGGCCCGCGAGCACCTTCCCGATTTAATCCGGCGCGCCGCCGCGGGCGAGCAGATCGTGATCGCGGACAACGGCACGTGGCTCGCTTCGCTCGGCGCGGCTCCGCAGGTGGCGCCCGGAATGGACGAAACCGAGCGCCAGCGCGTCCTGGACGAGTTCGAACGCAACATCGCCCGATGGCACGCGGAAGACGGGCTGCCTTACCCCCCCGAATCGCTCCCGCAAGGGCGGCCGCTGCCGGAGTCGCCCGCCGCATGA
- a CDS encoding aldo/keto reductase, with translation MQLRQLGHSDLSITPIGFGAWAIGGGGWAFAWGAQDDAESVATIREALDLGVNWIDTAAVYGLGHSEEVVAKALAGVPKRPYVFTKCARVWDESRQIGKRLTADSIRAECEASLKRLKVDVIDLYQIHWPEPPEDIDEGWQTLVKLKEEGKIRWAGVSNFSAEQMAQVSKFGPITSLQPPYSMIRPEVEESILPYCQAHNIGVIAYSPMASGLLTGAMTRERVVAMPADDWRKEKNRHYQEPLLTRNLNLVDLLKTIGARHGRAPGAVAIAWVLRHPAVTAAIVGARRPGQLKELLGAADWRLTPAEIGEIDVFLKANPA, from the coding sequence ATGCAACTGCGACAACTCGGCCACTCGGACCTGAGCATCACCCCCATCGGGTTCGGCGCGTGGGCCATCGGCGGCGGGGGGTGGGCGTTCGCCTGGGGCGCCCAGGACGACGCCGAGAGCGTCGCGACCATCCGCGAGGCGCTCGACCTGGGCGTCAACTGGATCGACACCGCGGCGGTGTACGGGCTCGGCCACTCGGAAGAGGTGGTCGCGAAGGCCCTGGCGGGCGTGCCGAAGCGGCCGTACGTGTTCACCAAGTGCGCCCGCGTGTGGGACGAGAGCCGGCAGATCGGGAAGCGTCTGACGGCCGACAGCATCCGCGCCGAGTGCGAGGCCAGCTTGAAGCGGCTGAAGGTGGACGTGATCGACCTGTACCAGATCCACTGGCCCGAGCCGCCGGAGGACATTGACGAGGGCTGGCAAACGCTCGTGAAGCTCAAGGAGGAGGGCAAGATCCGCTGGGCCGGCGTGTCCAACTTCAGCGCCGAGCAGATGGCCCAGGTGTCGAAGTTCGGGCCGATCACCTCGCTCCAGCCGCCGTACTCCATGATCCGGCCGGAGGTCGAGGAGAGCATCCTTCCGTACTGCCAGGCGCACAACATCGGGGTGATCGCCTACTCGCCGATGGCGAGCGGGCTGCTCACCGGGGCCATGACCCGCGAGCGGGTCGTGGCCATGCCCGCCGACGACTGGCGCAAGGAGAAGAACCGCCACTACCAGGAGCCGCTGCTGACGCGCAACCTGAACCTCGTGGACCTGCTGAAGACGATCGGCGCCCGGCACGGGCGCGCACCGGGCGCGGTGGCGATCGCGTGGGTGCTGCGGCACCCGGCCGTTACTGCGGCGATCGTGGGGGCGCGCCGGCCGGGCCAGTTGAAAGAACTGCTCGGCGCCGCCGACTGGCGGTTGACGCCCGCCGAGATTGGTGAGATAGATGTGTTCCTGAAAGCGAACCCGGCCTGA